The Nicotiana tomentosiformis chromosome 2, ASM39032v3, whole genome shotgun sequence genome includes the window CAATTGAAATTCTCATTGGTTTAACAAACTCCGAAGGAAGAGCAAAATAACAGATATAAAAATTTGTGACATAAAACTCCCTGAAAAAATCATCAGCTAGCTACGAATCAGCAGACAGACATACATAGAACCATGATTTATTTGAGAAAAGCAACAACGACTACGCGTCAGTCCCAAAAGAGTTGggatcggctatatgaatcctgaATGACCATTTTCTCCATTTAAATTCACCTCAGGCCAAAATTGTAcgaaatagaaataaaaaaaagaagtaCAAGAAAAAAAAGGTACAAGAATTTAGTTTATTTGAGAAAAGCACACAAAGCATATTCAGAAGAAACGACCTGAACACCCCTCCTTGAAGCCATCCGAATAAGCGTCTTGAGGTTTTCTAGTTCAACATCAGAGATGTCTGAGAAGATGCATCCTATCTGAAGATACATCATTAGTAGCTAAACATATGCAGATACATTTTTGGAGCACGATATTAAAATTTGAACAACAGCAATAATGTCCTCATCTGGACACACTACAATAGATGGAAGCCTTCTGCAAAAACAAACAAGCTATAATCAAGAATCTATAAGGGATTTCACAGAGAGCAAAAGAGGCGCACATCAAATTGCATGTCATCGATCTTCCACGGAATAATACCTAGGGAAACCTACCAAGAGGAACCATAACTTTCAAAAAGAAAATTCAGCGTTTAGAAGTTCCTAAAAGACATTCAATAGAGTAAGGGATAATATCAAGCAGCAAAGCAGACATTTTCATCAAATTCTATTAAGGACACCTCTATATTCCTCAGCTCAATGTCCTTCATGTACTACATGAAACTAAAATCATCAGTATAAAGTGAAGAAAATgtctgttcaaatttccagaaacTCCCCCCCCCAGCTACATCGTCCTTCTAACTTCAGCGTTACTTTCTCTTAGAGTAATATATTATGCCCCTAAATTAGTAGCAGGGTATCTGTTAGGTAGACTGTCCTAGACAATCTCATGAAGCAGAAGCTAAGAGAAGAGAGAAATCCCTATCTATAGTGTTTGGTTACAGACTTTTGCAGGTAAATCTTCAATAAGAGTAACACTTACAAGAATAATGGACGCTTGATCCTGAAACCCCAGATGCTGCTGCAACGAGACTTTGCAGACAGATTTGCCCTTCATATTATCTGCACTATAGTTTTGAGGAAGATACTTATCCGCTGAAGGATCCCAAGCTGAACTATCAAATCCAGGAGGAGCAACTACTAACTTGTCCCTACAATCAAATGAAATGCAGTACCATAAACACCAGAGGAAAAATAAACCTGAGAGACTACTAAAATGTTGCAGCAAGTAAAAACATGTCCGGAGTCTCTAGCAGAGAATAACGACTTGCAAAAGAATCCAAAATTCGTAGCGGTCCTAATTGTAAAACGTTGAGAGGAACACGTACTTGTGTATAGTTAAGGTGGGTTCCAGACCATGACTCATAGCATGAATTATCTGCCCTTTTGTTTGCATGGATGACATTATAATAACTTTATTGGAGTAAACAACCCCAGCCTGGACAAAGGCAAAAAAGGAGCAAAATGTTATATGATGCAGGCCAGACAAGCTCAACTTTATCTGGATATAATCCATTGAACGAGGAAAACAAAAGGCAAAAAACATGACTTCTAGTCTTCAAAGGCAAATATAAATGAAAAGTGTGGATGGAGAGTTCACGGTGCCTACTTTCAGGTTCAAAAGTCTATCTGAAAATCATGTGCATTTAAATATGAGTCAGGAAACCCTTCTAATGCAAACTCAGACATTCCGCTAATTGACCAAATGACGTCCAGTAACTGCATTAAAGCATCCAATGGTGACAAACAGTTAAGAGGTCAGAAAGCATCAAATACCTTCAAAACATTGACAAGATGGGACTTGTTGTTATCTTGCAGACGATCAGAACGATGTAATCTGTGAGGATCAAGTCCACATAGGGCTAACTTCTCAGGTTGCTCTACACACTGTCACATATGACCTTCTGAGATTGTCAAGAGCTTGGTACACTTCAAAGCAATTATAAGAGTAGAATAGTCAATGAACACATAATGGGGGCTCTTGCCTGAGACTCGAAGCTTTGACATGTCAACATTATCCTGGTATCTCCAAGTCCCTGTACATTCAAGAAGGAAGAAAGCATTAGCCACAATGCagagagaaaagaaaattttaacaGAAGCATCAATCGCCATGGTTTGTGCCTAAGATATAAAACAGGTAATTACATCATTCAGAGGAGAACTAGTCAACTGAACCATATAAGAATAAAATTCAGTTGCATGTACGTGGAGTAACCCATTTTAGTTGATACTTACAGAAGAAAGAGATAACCAGACCCATCAAAATTACCACCAAAAAATTGTAGTTTCTTCGTGTCAATTGCCCTTTTGAACAATAAGGTCACGAGGACATTCAGCAAGGAATAATGCAATCAAATGGATCCACGTTGAAGAGAAACAGAGTGATGCCAGATCTATCTAACTACTAGTAAACATGAAGTAAGAAGTTTATCATTGATGAATGCAAATGCTAGGTAGTGAACCTGATCTACAAAAACGTCCCAAAACAATGGACCAACAATAGATGTTTCCCAGTTGTGTATATGAAGCACATCGGGCTGCTTTCCTGCTTTAACTATATAATCCAATGAAGCGCGAGAGAAGTAGGTGAATCTGCCATCAAAGTAGATTTTAGAGGAAATCATGAAAATACATGTCACTACTTGACAACAGAAGAACTAAAGAAACACCACCCAAAGTTTTAAGCGCATGCAGGAAGAACAGATCACAAAACTATACAAACACCACCAACAGTCAAATACAAGTGACTTAGTAACTTCTTCGACCAGCTGGCCAGCTGCATTGCAAAGAGACTGGGGGTGGGGGTGGAGGGGGAGGTGAGGGGTAGAGGTGTACACAAATGCAATGCCCCTCTAGTAGGTGCTTGTTTCTAATAAGACTATGAGATATACAGATATACACCTATGCTTTAAAAAACAACCATCCAAATGGTAATTTATTCCAAATATGGTCCTCAAGTCTTCTATTGTCGTACAATGTGGACAATGCTGTGATGAACATAGTATCTCACGAAGTCGTGGTACATTATTTGCAGCTTTGGCCTCATTTACTCCTATCCCCATGAGAATTAGCCAGAGAACAATTTAAGCAACTGTCCAGGAATTATATCTCAGTTGAATAAAGAGCATTTCAGTAGAGACAGTAGAATCTAATATAAGTTTACCATGATATGGTATCAACACATCCAGTTTAGTGAAACAGAAAAGTATTCAAAAGCTAGCCTCAAGCAGTTAGGAGCTTGTCTTTGGATAAAAAAAGTACAAACAAGTTCAGCAAAATTAAACAACTGTACAGAGACAAGTCATTTTCTACCTGAGTTCAGCTCTAAACAACAAACAAATACTATCATTTTTCCACCGTGACAACTTAAAAAGAGCTAAATTGATATCCCCATTACTTAGCATTAGCACACCAGATTGGATCTTGATGCAAAGAATAGAAGGGTAGAGGTGCGGGAAAATCTGATTGGACCTTGACCACATTTCACAGCGTATGCTATCATCCTGGATGTTACTATTCTTAGAAGATCTTAGAAAGATTTCATAAATGCCAGCTAAGCAGTTATACAGAAAATAAATCTCTTCTTTAGCATGATCAACTGCTTCCAAAGAGTAGTGTAACCATCTTTTCAACATTAGTAATTAGTTCAATATGAATTTGCCGTACTTGTCTAAATCTGTGTGGTTTAGACAAGTGGGAAGCAGGAGAAGTTGCAAAGGCAGCCAATTGAGATTCGTACAACATATTAGGAGTCAGCAAAACTATAAAATGCTGGAAGTATTGTGTTTAAATTAATATTAGATATTAAACAAACAACTGGTGTCTGGAGTATGTTGGTTATTTATAGTTCTTTCCAGTTAGAGTCAAGCACTGTTAACCAAAAATAAGAACTCATAATAAGAGTTGACCAACAAAATCATGAAGCAATCCAACTGAAAGGCCTGCATTCTGAGAtgctttcaagttctaattacaTTTGATATAAAGAGAGTATTCCAAATCAGACATATACTTCATAAGACAGATATAAAGATAATGTAAACATACTAAGTTGAAGGCATGCATAAATAAGATCCtttcaatatttataaattaaaaaataatagaaacaaaAGGCAATAGTTGCGTATCAAATGGCCCTCTTGCAGAGATGGGGAAGTACACATTAATCACTCAATCAATTATGCATCAAACCAGAACCAGTTGGGATAAGCTATAAGAAGAATGGGGAAAGTACATAATTAGAGGAAAAGGCTTTAAGATGGTAAAAGTTTAAGAAGGGGAGACAATAAGAAGTATGAAATTCTTATCCTATTTCATTCAATTGCAAGGTAATCTTAACAGAATTTACAAACCGTTCAAAATCATTTGAGTAACCATATACTTTCTCGCGGCTGAAAAATGACGAATAGTAGAGAGGTTCTATAAAAGTCACTCCAATGCCATAGACAACCCTGTATAACAAAGAACACAAGGTCACTGCTGTTAGCATCAGGATCAAGATTGATATAAACAGTGTGATATAGTTTAGAGAACAACTGCTCACTCCCAACTTTAAATATCCATGTTCTTCCAGTTCCCTGACAACCAGCCTCGCCCCAGAAAGGAAAATGACCAAATATTTATTTTGACTTTATAACACAGTAAGCAGAAACTCACCCAGTCCAGATTCTGTTTCCGTGCATTTGACCATTAAAGTATGAAAAAAACTCCGCTTCTACTTCTCGTAATCCATGAACTTCATTTAAGTTTAGGCTAGCATACCTGTACAAAATTTATTCAGcagatttttaattaatttcactCATGATTAAAACAGAGTAAACACGAAGAGGCAGTAGGCACAAGATAATATATGAATGAGGACTCCACCTATGTATAGACACATATTGCATAGAAGCTGACGTACACTAAACTAATATATGTCTTGCAAATTGGTGTAAAGAGATCCAATATGAACACAGAGTGTTAGTTCCCCTAGAACTTAGCAGAGAGAAACTTTAAGTAACTTGTGTAACAAGTTAGAATTGCCTTCTAAAAAATAAGATAACCAAAGTAGATCTTTATTTCCTTTAAATAGAGTATTTATACCATCTCTTTTTATCTATATCTGAATATTTATAGTTTCTTATTACCCCTCTTGAGATGATAGTTCAAGAAAAGCATAAATAAAGATGTCCCAGGTGCAACCTTTCATCGTAAACCAACCAAAAATGAGAGCGGAAAATAAATATTCTTGATTACTTGGGTAAGAGAATCTCAACCAGATTTCCGTTTCTTTGCAAGGCACAAGATAAGCCGGTTACATATAGTGCCAAAGATCCAACTGAGACCACTGGTGCCATTTCAGTACAAATGTGGATTATGTGGTAACCTGACCTGAAATCAGTATAAAAAAAACAGATGAAGCCCAGAAAACTCATTTATTATAAATTATCTAGCACTACTGCACACTAGTGGGGACCTACAGTATATAGCAAAAACTTCTAACTGACAGCATTGGGGCGGGAACAAGCTGATTCAAACCATATACCAGAAGAAAAGTTCCAACTCATTCACCCCTGCAACATCTTCGTTATATCCATATCACCCAAAATTTCAGGTCCGTATCACCTTTATGATTAAAACAATTTTAACAATAAATGGATTACTTGAACTAAACTAATCCAAAAAGAAAATCAAGCAATGAAGTATTTGGGTGAAAATTGTAAAATAGAAACTTCTGAACCCATGAAACTTCTCAATGTTTTTCTTCTAAAGTCATATCTTCAGAAAATAGTCACCACATTGGAGAGACACATCGTTGAAAACTTACTTTCTACTTTTCCCGGAGAAGTGACGCATCTCTGCCAGAAGCTCTGTATCCTGTTTATGCATTATATCAGAGAAATAATCAACTATGCTGACTTTTGAATCCATGACCAGCCTTCTAAAGTCTGATGCCTCCTTGCTCCCAATCAAACTGGTAAGAACCATAGAGTCTATCCTTAGAAGTAACTCAGCAGTGATTGAGAACTTATCTGTTTCATGGAACCAACAATGAGCTCTTAGTTTTATTACATACACACTCTCCAGAACATATAACAAGAATCGTCAAATATATTAGGATAGGACAGAACGAGAAGATACCAAAAGTACAAGAAACCGGTTAAGTAAATGCATATAAGTCGGAGACTGACCATTATCTCTACAATCTAGAGCATGTAACAGGAATCACTTTCTACGTCCTAAATGGCATTTGGACATTCCTGTTTTTTAAACTATTATAGACACTAGTCTCGTATTGAAAAGAGAAATGGATAACAAGACACAAACTTTTCAAAGTTAGGGAGATGTGACATAAGATTACACATCCTACACAAACCTAAATCTAGCACTTGTGAAGTATCAAAAGAGACCAAAATGTATTTCAACAATTCATATATTTTCTAACATGATTAACCTAAATATTCTTCCTCTATATCCTTGGCTCACCTTAACCTTAAAATTCTTAATATTGATACTTAAACAATATATTTTCTAAGTGGAAAATTATAATTTCTTTTTCCTAAAGAGAGGGAAACTATAATATATAGTCTCTTTTGGTGTTAAGTTGAGGAAGTTTTGTCTTCCATTTTACTACCATATAGAAGTGTGAGTTCAAAGGCTCTTTTTGGTTCATCTATCTGAGGCTAAATCTTGAACATAAAATTGTGGAGATAATCTCATTGATCAATTGATGGTTCTGCTGGAGGTGACATTTTGGGTAGTTAATTGACTGAATTTGCCCTTTTGTTTTGTGGTAATCCCTTTGATGCGCTAAATAGTCTCTTTAGCCGCTTAGGTGAGGTTATTTTGAGTACTTTGTGTGTCAGCATGTCATTGGTTAAGTTGGTAGCATTATTGTGTTTTTTTAATAGTATGGTCTCATTGACTGAGATTGCTCATCTTATTTTTAGGTATGTCCTTGGCGTCCTTTGTGGGTTTCTTGGCTTTTGATGTGTAGGATATCTATGGGTTTTTCATTGAAGGAAACTCTCTGATTGGTCCTGCAAAAGATACAAGAAGATTGCAAGAATTGTACCGCTACCTTTTCTTGTATTAATCAGCTTTGTTCTCTCTAGTTGCTCGATCTGATCAAGCAATGAACTTTTCTCTCTTTTTACTCTATCAAGCTCTTCCATGGTCATGATGCGTTGTTTGTTCAAGTACAAGATATCTATATGGAAGCCATTCAGTAAAAAAAAGAAAGTGTGTTAACACAGGTCTAAGCAAACTAGGACAGACAAAGTACATCAACAATAACTTACTCTGTTGAGCTTCTCCGAAAAGTTGCCAAATGTCACTACCTTTCTCTTCTAATTCAGCACTCTTCATTTGTGGAATATTCTATAAAAAAGTACATGAATATATTGCAATGGATGGAAACACGTAGTAAAGCAAGATTGAAGCAACTGAAGTAAGAACGCTGCAGTACCTCATCACTACTGTGGTTTCCCAACCTAGGTTGAAAACAATGTAGTAATTTAGTTAATTACATTAAAGGGAAAAACTTTCGTCACACAGAAATGCTAACTTAGATGCGAGGGGAGAAGGATGGATTCGTGCTCACTCCAACTGGAAAGGTCCACTAGTTGAGCCATTACTCTCTGCATTCTTCCTGAAATAAGTCAAACAAAAGAAATTTCAGCCCATTATATGAAGAAACATTGGTGTCTTGAAGTGGAAGAACAGTATCTTCTTTTGCCCCATCTTttgatttaatatgtaaataaggTACTCCGTAACGCCAAGGCAACTCAAAAAGTCTCAGGGAGCAAGCCACCATATAGGGCCTCCCCACTACAAAGGTTGAGTTATTACATGGGGTAATTGGAACGTCTTATCTTTTGCCCATTATACACTTATCTGCAAGATGAACAAAGATGAGGGCATGCAACACCTGCTCAGCATTTAATTAGAACACAATTTCTAAAATGTTTAAGATCTCCAGCAGTTTGCAACAATTGAGT containing:
- the LOC104120120 gene encoding probable starch synthase 4, chloroplastic/amyloplastic isoform X4, with the protein product MKSAELEEKGSDIWQLFGEAQQNILYLNKQRIMTMEELDRVKREKSSLLDQIEQLERTKLINTRKDKFSITAELLLRIDSMVLTSLIGSKEASDFRRLVMDSKVSIVDYFSDIMHKQDTELLAEMRHFSGKSRKSGYHIIHICTEMAPVVSVGSLALYVTGLSCALQRNGNLVEILLPKYASLNLNEVHGLREVEAEFFSYFNGQMHGNRIWTGVVYGIGVTFIEPLYYSSFFSREKVYGYSNDFERFTYFSRASLDYIVKAGKQPDVLHIHNWETSIVGPLFWDVFVDQGLGDTRIMLTCQSFESQCVEQPEKLALCGLDPHRLHRSDRLQDNNKSHLVNVLKAGVVYSNKVIIMSSMQTKGQIIHAMSHGLEPTLTIHKDKLVVAPPGFDSSAWDPSADKYLPQNYSADNMKGKSVCKVSLQQHLGFQDQASIILIGCIFSDISDVELENLKTLIRMASRRGVQFVFMGSGQTPGLNMALEYFEEELKDENMRFLSKYDEALAHLVLAGSDIMLCPSYDDTVLQVPLKAMRYGAVPILLNFTESKFGHFMDRDLEGTKFSRYIKDTFGNMSLNQAIEELKNNQSKWDKKIVDAMTTDFSWEAECCDIHISAYTAIKNL
- the LOC104120120 gene encoding probable starch synthase 4, chloroplastic/amyloplastic isoform X1 encodes the protein MITEMLSSLSIAKTPPPLRMFSPANGKPFRLSVICCVGKNAESNGSTSGPFQLELGNHSSDENIPQMKSAELEEKGSDIWQLFGEAQQNILYLNKQRIMTMEELDRVKREKSSLLDQIEQLERTKLINTRKDKFSITAELLLRIDSMVLTSLIGSKEASDFRRLVMDSKVSIVDYFSDIMHKQDTELLAEMRHFSGKSRKSGYHIIHICTEMAPVVSVGSLALYVTGLSCALQRNGNLVEILLPKYASLNLNEVHGLREVEAEFFSYFNGQMHGNRIWTGVVYGIGVTFIEPLYYSSFFSREKVYGYSNDFERFTYFSRASLDYIVKAGKQPDVLHIHNWETSIVGPLFWDVFVDQGLGDTRIMLTCQSFESQCVEQPEKLALCGLDPHRLHRSDRLQDNNKSHLVNVLKAGVVYSNKVIIMSSMQTKGQIIHAMSHGLEPTLTIHKDKLVVAPPGFDSSAWDPSADKYLPQNYSADNMKGKSVCKVSLQQHLGFQDQASIILIGCIFSDISDVELENLKTLIRMASRRGVQFVFMGSGQTPGLNMALEYFEEELKDENMRFLSKYDEALAHLVLAGSDIMLCPSYDDTVLQVPLKAMRYGAVPILLNFTESKFGHFMDRDLEGTKFSRYIKDTFGNMSLNQAIEELKNNQSKWDKKIVDAMTTDFSWEAECCDIHISAYTAIKNL
- the LOC104120120 gene encoding probable starch synthase 4, chloroplastic/amyloplastic isoform X2 gives rise to the protein MITEMLSSLSIAKTPPPLRMFSPANGKPFRLSVICCVGKNAESNGSTSGPFQLELGNHSSDENIPQMKSAELEEKGSDIWQLFGEAQQNILYLNKQRIMTMEELDRVKREKSSLLDQIEQLERTKLINTRKDKFSITAELLLRIDSMVLTSLIGSKEASDFRRLVMDSKVSIVDYFSDIMHKQDTELLAEMRHFSGKSRKSGYHIIHICTEMAPVVSVGSLALYVTGLSCALQRNGNLVEILLPKYASLNLNEVHGLREVEAEFFSYFNGQMHGNRIWTGVVYGIGVTFIEPLYYSSFFSREKVYGYSNDFERFTYFSRASLDYIVKAGKQPDVLHIHNWETSIVGPLFWDVFVDQGLGDTRIMLTCQSFESQCVEQPEKLALCGLDPHRLHRSDRLQDNNKSHLVNVLKAGVVYSNKVIIMSSMQTKGQIIHAMSHGLEPTLTIHKDKLVVAPPGFDSSAWDPSADKYLPQNYSADNMKGKSVCKVSLQQHLGFQDQASIILVRCIFSDISDVELENLKTLIRMASRRGVQFVFMGSGQTPGLNMALEYFEEELKDENMRFLSKYDEALAHLVLAGSDIMLCPSYDDTVLQVPLKAMRYGAVPILLNFTESKFGHFMDRDLEGTKFSRYIKDTFGNMSLNQAIEELKNNQSKWDKKIVDAMTTDFSWEAECCDIHISAYTAIKNL
- the LOC104120120 gene encoding probable starch synthase 4, chloroplastic/amyloplastic isoform X3, which codes for MITEMLSSLSIAKTPPPLRMFSPANGKPFRLSVICCVGKNAESNGSTSGPFQLELGNHSSDENIPQMKSAELEEKGSDIWQLFGEAQQNILYLNKQRIMTMEELDRVKREKSSLLDQIEQLERTKLINTRKDKFSITAELLLRIDSMVLTSLIGSKEASDFRRLVMDSKVSIVDYFSDIMHKQDTELLAEMRHFSGKSRKSGYHIIHICTEMAPVVSVGSLALYVTGLSCALQRNGNLVEILLPKYASLNLNEVHGLREVEAEFFSYFNGQMHGNRIWTGVVYGIGVTFIEPLYYSSFFSREKVYGYSNDFERFTYFSRASLDYIVKAGKQPDVLHIHNWETSIVGPLFWDVFVDQGLGDTRIMLTCQSFESQCVEQPEKLALCGLDPHRLHRSDRLQDNNKSHLVNVLKAGVVYSNKVIIMSSMQTKGQIIHAMSHGLEPTLTIHKYLVVAPPGFDSSAWDPSADKYLPQNYSADNMKGKSVCKVSLQQHLGFQDQASIILIGCIFSDISDVELENLKTLIRMASRRGVQFVFMGSGQTPGLNMALEYFEEELKDENMRFLSKYDEALAHLVLAGSDIMLCPSYDDTVLQVPLKAMRYGAVPILLNFTESKFGHFMDRDLEGTKFSRYIKDTFGNMSLNQAIEELKNNQSKWDKKIVDAMTTDFSWEAECCDIHISAYTAIKNL